Proteins from a single region of Runella sp. SP2:
- a CDS encoding sodium:solute symporter has product MSFIDWIVLIGTLSFIIIYGIYRSRGKQNMDDYLIAGQSLPWYHVCFSVMATQASAITFLSAPGQGFADGMRFVQFYFGLPLAMVVLSITFVPIFHRLKVFTAYEFLETRFDGRVRIFTVILFLLSRGLSTGLSIYAPSIILATILGWDLTWTNILMGSLVLIYTVTGGTKAISHTHLQQMIIVTMAMFVAGYMVVHLLPSDIGFVDALKIAGKAGRLNTIDFHFDPNSRYNIWSGLIGGFFLQLSYFGTDQSQVGRYLTGESIGQSRMGLVMNGLLKIPMQFLILLVGVLVFVYYQYNPAPLFFNKVETDKLRNSEYAADYQSLEEKHSLAVSSQRAAVDGLAKALDSRDETSIARWQEALKESDDTQKQLKKDAVSLIKKNNPTADTSDVNYVFLRFVLDRLPIGLIGLLIAVIFSASMGSIAAAYNSLASTTVVDLYKRVYKTDASDNHYLMATRISTIGWGIFCIFVAQYASKLGSMIEAVNILGSLFYGVILGIFLVAFYFKNIGGKATFWGAIVAEIGVVLCWWYDLMAFLWLNVVGCVLVIAFAWIIQKIKPANA; this is encoded by the coding sequence ATGAGTTTTATTGACTGGATTGTCTTAATTGGTACCCTCAGTTTTATCATTATTTACGGTATTTACCGAAGCCGTGGCAAGCAAAATATGGATGATTACCTTATTGCAGGTCAATCGCTACCTTGGTACCACGTATGCTTTTCCGTAATGGCTACGCAAGCGAGTGCGATTACTTTTTTATCTGCCCCAGGCCAAGGCTTTGCCGACGGAATGCGCTTTGTTCAGTTTTATTTTGGGCTTCCGTTGGCGATGGTCGTGCTTAGTATCACTTTTGTACCCATTTTTCACCGACTTAAAGTTTTCACTGCCTACGAATTTCTCGAAACTAGGTTTGATGGTAGAGTTCGTATTTTTACCGTTATCCTATTTTTATTATCACGCGGGCTTTCAACGGGGCTTTCCATTTACGCTCCTTCCATCATTTTAGCCACTATTTTAGGCTGGGATTTAACTTGGACCAATATTTTGATGGGCTCGTTGGTATTGATTTATACCGTTACGGGCGGCACAAAAGCCATTTCTCATACCCATTTACAGCAAATGATTATTGTGACCATGGCCATGTTTGTGGCGGGTTACATGGTTGTTCATCTGTTGCCCAGTGACATTGGTTTTGTGGATGCACTCAAGATTGCGGGGAAAGCAGGACGTCTTAATACCATTGATTTTCATTTTGACCCCAATAGCCGTTATAATATTTGGTCGGGTCTGATTGGAGGCTTCTTTTTGCAACTATCGTATTTTGGCACTGACCAATCGCAAGTAGGCCGCTACCTCACAGGTGAGTCGATTGGACAAAGCCGCATGGGGCTTGTGATGAATGGTTTATTAAAAATTCCGATGCAATTCCTGATTTTGCTCGTTGGAGTGCTCGTTTTTGTCTATTATCAATACAATCCCGCCCCGTTATTTTTTAACAAAGTAGAAACTGACAAACTCAGAAATAGCGAATACGCCGCCGATTACCAATCGTTGGAAGAGAAACATTCATTGGCAGTGAGCAGTCAGCGGGCAGCCGTAGATGGCTTGGCCAAAGCATTAGATTCTAGAGACGAAACTTCGATTGCCCGTTGGCAAGAAGCCTTGAAAGAATCGGACGACACCCAAAAACAGCTTAAAAAAGACGCGGTTTCCTTGATTAAGAAAAACAACCCAACCGCCGATACCAGCGATGTAAATTACGTATTCTTGCGATTCGTACTCGACCGCCTCCCCATTGGGCTGATTGGTCTATTAATTGCCGTCATTTTTAGTGCGTCAATGGGCTCGATTGCCGCTGCCTACAACTCCCTGGCCTCTACCACGGTCGTTGATTTATACAAACGCGTCTATAAAACCGATGCCAGCGACAATCATTATTTGATGGCAACCCGCATTTCTACCATTGGATGGGGCATTTTTTGCATTTTTGTGGCGCAATACGCCAGCAAATTAGGAAGCATGATTGAAGCCGTCAATATTCTTGGTTCGCTTTTCTACGGCGTTATTTTAGGGATATTCTTGGTCGCGTTTTACTTCAAAAACATTGGTGGTAAGGCTACTTTTTGGGGAGCAATTGTGGCCGAAATCGGCGTAGTTCTTTGCTGGTGGTATGACTTAATGGCATTTTTATGGCTCAACGTCGTCGGATGCGTACTCGTCATTGCTTTTGCGTGGATAATTCAAAAAATTAAGCCTGCCAACGCCTAA
- a CDS encoding anti-sigma factor domain-containing protein has protein sequence MINVKEYIESGILEDYLSGNVSDQERREVDCLSKIYPEIRTELDSLSDTIERFAFANKVAAPAALKSKIMAQLTFADDEPETQVEQVVEEEDNVPVLPLNSRANSFQWGWVAAASVVALVGSVVYFNARLDTLSTTVAQQQNEIKAQTTQIAQLNDANNQFVTLKGVEKSPNSSVRVVWNPKTQEVQLSVLSLPTPSADKQYQLWALVGGKPVDLGVFDVSTAFQKMKTTGQAEAFAVTLEKKGGNPTPHLEELYVMGKVAG, from the coding sequence ATGATTAACGTTAAAGAATACATAGAATCAGGTATCCTAGAAGACTATCTCTCAGGGAACGTTTCCGATCAGGAACGGAGGGAAGTGGATTGCCTATCTAAAATTTACCCCGAAATAAGGACTGAGTTAGATAGTCTCAGCGATACAATAGAACGATTTGCTTTTGCCAACAAAGTGGCTGCCCCAGCTGCGTTGAAAAGTAAAATTATGGCACAGCTCACCTTTGCCGATGACGAACCTGAAACACAGGTGGAACAAGTTGTCGAAGAAGAAGATAATGTGCCCGTTTTACCGCTTAATTCTCGCGCAAATTCCTTTCAATGGGGGTGGGTAGCGGCGGCCTCAGTGGTTGCTTTGGTAGGTTCGGTGGTGTATTTTAACGCTCGTTTGGATACACTTTCAACAACGGTGGCACAACAACAGAATGAAATTAAAGCACAAACGACGCAAATTGCGCAATTAAATGATGCAAATAACCAGTTTGTGACTTTGAAAGGGGTAGAAAAATCACCCAATAGTTCGGTGCGGGTTGTGTGGAATCCTAAAACGCAGGAAGTTCAGTTAAGTGTTTTGTCATTGCCTACTCCTAGTGCCGACAAACAATATCAACTTTGGGCGTTGGTAGGAGGTAAACCAGTTGATTTAGGCGTGTTTGATGTAAGTACTGCCTTCCAAAAAATGAAAACGACGGGACAAGCAGAAGCATTTGCAGTCACGCTCGAAAAGAAAGGAGGCAACCCGACGCCTCATTTGGAAGAGTTATATGTGATGGGTAAGGTGGCAGGGTAA
- a CDS encoding heavy-metal-associated domain-containing protein has product MKKGLIKTVKISLYSLGFLFVAFVVYANLEPAPMHAYVKPISMTIIKVDGLDETTNSEALQKQISQQKGVTACTVNPASQLVSITFDPDATNESSLKSLVGSFSAKKVEPASFDGIAASGPQCPVPLSYIQAFERAKYAFCFR; this is encoded by the coding sequence ATGAAAAAAGGACTTATCAAAACCGTTAAAATTTCGCTTTACTCCTTAGGTTTTCTTTTTGTGGCATTTGTTGTTTATGCCAATCTAGAACCTGCACCCATGCACGCTTATGTAAAGCCAATTAGCATGACCATCATAAAAGTAGATGGGCTTGACGAAACTACTAATTCGGAAGCGTTACAAAAACAAATTAGTCAACAAAAAGGGGTCACCGCTTGTACAGTCAATCCCGCAAGTCAACTCGTAAGCATCACTTTTGACCCTGATGCTACCAACGAGTCTTCTTTGAAATCACTGGTAGGAAGTTTTTCTGCCAAAAAAGTTGAGCCCGCATCCTTTGATGGCATTGCAGCAAGCGGTCCTCAGTGCCCCGTGCCGTTGTCATACATTCAAGCATTTGAGCGCGCAAAATACGCCTTCTGTTTCCGTTAG
- a CDS encoding Dabb family protein, giving the protein MNKKKFFGYIKPVFGLCVFMLIIYGAYTPSQNAEIQKIVCIKFKADASAADIERHMNEFAQLRREIHQMVAYSGGKTLSVAGSSEYDAMHYLTFRTKDDILTFQNHPKYQEFVKNNQASWEKELVIDASIAK; this is encoded by the coding sequence ATGAACAAGAAGAAGTTTTTCGGATATATCAAACCAGTATTTGGCCTTTGTGTATTTATGCTCATCATTTACGGAGCCTACACACCAAGTCAGAATGCAGAGATTCAAAAAATCGTTTGCATTAAATTTAAGGCCGACGCAAGTGCCGCCGACATTGAGCGCCACATGAATGAATTTGCTCAGCTCCGCCGTGAGATTCACCAAATGGTTGCTTACTCAGGTGGTAAAACGTTGAGCGTGGCAGGAAGCTCAGAATATGATGCGATGCACTATCTTACTTTCCGCACGAAGGATGACATTTTGACGTTCCAAAATCACCCAAAATACCAAGAGTTCGTAAAAAACAACCAAGCATCTTGGGAAAAAGAATTGGTGATTGACGCAAGCATTGCTAAATAG
- a CDS encoding YbjQ family protein: MLITTTNNIEGKKITQYIGLVNGEAIIGANFVKDFFAGISDIVGGRSGAYEQGLREAKSIALKEMIEQAQRLGANAIIGVDLDYQTIGGSGTMLMVSANGTAIIYE, translated from the coding sequence ATGCTCATAACAACTACCAACAACATTGAGGGTAAAAAAATTACTCAGTACATCGGTTTGGTCAACGGCGAGGCCATCATAGGTGCCAATTTTGTAAAAGACTTTTTTGCAGGCATTAGTGACATCGTAGGCGGACGCTCAGGGGCGTACGAACAGGGCTTACGCGAAGCCAAGAGTATTGCCCTCAAAGAAATGATTGAACAAGCCCAGCGGCTAGGCGCCAATGCCATTATAGGAGTTGATTTAGACTATCAAACCATCGGTGGTAGCGGTACTATGCTCATGGTAAGTGCCAACGGGACAGCCATCATTTATGAGTAA
- a CDS encoding zinc dependent phospholipase C family protein, translating into MRKIFTLIFLLLLLNIPICGFSGKIKWGFWAHQRINRLAVFSLPPEMQVFFKKQINYLTENAVNPDKRRYAVVGEAPRHYIDAEAYGDSALYKLPYYWKEAVEKYGEDTLALNGTVPWAIQQYKFQLTEAFRQKNPRRILRVAADLGHYIADANVPLHTTRNYNGQMTAQEGIHAFWESRVAELYGESYDMFVGAAMYEHKVAHRAWQAVRNANAGLDSVLRFERELSAKFRPEQKYVLEDRNGVIVKTYSREFSERYHQLLNRQVERQMRASVKMVADFWFTCWVDAGQPILSDFSHFDLDEQAKKEEKEEKMGWLKRLFSVRTESDN; encoded by the coding sequence ATTCGGAAAATATTTACCCTAATTTTTCTTCTGTTATTGTTGAATATCCCAATTTGTGGCTTTTCTGGTAAAATAAAGTGGGGTTTTTGGGCGCACCAGCGCATCAACCGTCTCGCGGTTTTTAGCCTTCCTCCCGAAATGCAAGTGTTTTTCAAAAAACAAATTAACTACTTGACCGAAAATGCGGTCAATCCCGACAAAAGGCGTTATGCAGTGGTGGGAGAGGCTCCACGTCATTATATTGATGCCGAAGCGTATGGAGATAGTGCGTTGTATAAACTGCCTTATTATTGGAAAGAGGCCGTTGAAAAATACGGAGAAGATACGTTGGCGCTTAATGGCACCGTACCTTGGGCAATCCAGCAATACAAATTTCAGCTAACGGAAGCATTTCGTCAAAAAAATCCCCGCCGTATCTTACGGGTAGCGGCAGATTTGGGACATTATATTGCCGATGCCAACGTCCCTCTGCACACAACCCGCAATTACAACGGACAAATGACGGCTCAGGAAGGGATTCATGCCTTTTGGGAGTCGAGGGTTGCAGAATTGTACGGAGAAAGTTATGATATGTTTGTTGGTGCGGCTATGTATGAACACAAAGTAGCCCACCGCGCTTGGCAGGCCGTCCGAAATGCCAATGCAGGATTGGACAGTGTCTTACGTTTTGAGCGGGAGTTGTCGGCGAAATTTCGACCTGAACAAAAATACGTATTAGAAGATCGTAATGGGGTGATAGTAAAGACCTATTCGAGGGAGTTTTCGGAACGGTACCACCAGCTGCTAAACCGCCAGGTCGAACGGCAGATGCGTGCTTCTGTTAAAATGGTGGCGGATTTTTGGTTTACTTGTTGGGTGGATGCAGGCCAGCCCATCCTTTCCGATTTCTCTCATTTTGACTTAGACGAACAAGCAAAAAAAGAAGAAAAAGAAGAAAAAATGGGCTGGTTGAAGCGATTATTTTCGGTCAGAACGGAGAGCGACAATTAG
- a CDS encoding group 1 truncated hemoglobin encodes MKKAFLSLSVALVFIMSSCKKEEEAAPKSLYERLGGVDAISAVVDQFITNVAADPNMVRTFTPLLQEVQKGNTARLTALRNNLIDQIGEASGGPQKYKGKDMVTAHKGMNITDTEFNSLVNDLVMALNKFNVPSTEQNELLGVLGGLKGQIVGK; translated from the coding sequence ATGAAAAAAGCATTTTTGTCTTTATCGGTTGCGCTTGTGTTCATTATGTCATCTTGTAAGAAAGAAGAAGAAGCAGCGCCAAAATCTCTTTACGAACGTTTGGGTGGAGTTGATGCCATCTCAGCTGTTGTGGATCAGTTTATTACTAACGTAGCAGCTGACCCTAACATGGTTCGTACGTTTACGCCACTTCTACAAGAAGTACAAAAAGGCAACACAGCTCGCTTAACAGCCCTTCGTAACAACTTGATTGACCAGATTGGTGAAGCCAGTGGTGGTCCTCAAAAATACAAAGGCAAAGACATGGTAACAGCTCACAAAGGTATGAATATCACTGATACTGAGTTTAATTCATTGGTCAATGACTTGGTAATGGCCTTGAATAAATTCAATGTACCATCTACCGAGCAAAACGAACTTTTAGGTGTTTTAGGAGGCTTGAAAGGCCAAATCGTTGGCAAATAG
- a CDS encoding RNA polymerase sigma factor, with product MGLKTPKLNESELLELLRRQDRKAFNYLYDNYSDALYGVILKVVRTEETAQDLLQEIFVKIWKNIAQYDSSKGRLFTWMLNIARNTSIDYLRVNRLEIQDIDTAVYTVEQGQSIYEEINNNELKEVVSQLKPEQQTLIEMVYWGGYTHEEAAQRLDMPLGTVKTRVRSALRDLRKFFGA from the coding sequence ATGGGATTAAAAACGCCTAAATTGAATGAGAGCGAACTATTGGAACTTTTGCGAAGGCAAGATCGCAAAGCTTTCAATTACCTTTATGATAATTATTCCGACGCACTGTACGGGGTTATCTTAAAGGTGGTTCGCACTGAAGAAACTGCACAGGATTTGCTGCAAGAAATCTTCGTCAAAATTTGGAAGAACATTGCCCAATACGATTCAAGCAAAGGGCGTTTGTTTACCTGGATGCTCAATATCGCACGGAATACGTCGATAGATTATTTGCGAGTTAATCGCCTCGAAATCCAAGATATAGATACAGCCGTATATACTGTAGAACAAGGTCAATCTATATATGAGGAAATTAACAATAACGAACTTAAAGAAGTGGTGTCGCAACTAAAACCGGAGCAGCAAACGCTGATAGAAATGGTGTATTGGGGAGGCTACACGCACGAAGAGGCAGCCCAAAGGCTAGATATGCCGCTTGGGACGGTAAAAACGCGTGTGCGAAGTGCTCTTAGGGATTTAAGAAAATTTTTTGGTGCATGA
- a CDS encoding SDR family NAD(P)-dependent oxidoreductase, whose product MADNQLFKLTGKVALITGASKGIGEQIARYLAQFGAKVVISSRRQADLDELAEDIRKTGGEVTAIEARMGDEAQTKHLFDKTVEVYGGIDILVNNAAANPYYGPTVDCPDNAYDKIMDINVKAPFQLSKMVYPVMKLRGGGSIINISSIAGETPDPGLGIYSVSKASINMLTKVLAKEWGADGIRVNAVAPGLIKTKFSQALWQDEKTLAHFTKRLPIARMGTVEEVASLVLYLASDASGYCTGGIYTVDGGTTI is encoded by the coding sequence ATGGCTGACAACCAACTTTTTAAATTGACAGGTAAAGTAGCGCTCATTACGGGAGCAAGTAAAGGAATCGGCGAACAAATTGCGCGGTATTTGGCACAATTTGGCGCAAAAGTCGTGATTAGTAGTCGGCGGCAAGCAGACCTCGACGAATTGGCGGAGGACATTCGTAAAACGGGGGGCGAAGTCACGGCCATAGAGGCAAGAATGGGAGACGAAGCACAAACAAAGCACTTATTTGATAAAACGGTAGAGGTCTATGGCGGAATTGATATTTTGGTAAACAACGCTGCGGCCAATCCTTATTATGGCCCTACCGTAGATTGCCCCGACAATGCCTATGACAAAATCATGGACATCAACGTAAAAGCACCTTTTCAACTATCTAAAATGGTGTATCCCGTCATGAAACTGAGAGGAGGAGGGAGCATTATCAATATTAGTAGCATTGCTGGCGAAACGCCCGACCCAGGTTTGGGGATTTATAGCGTGAGTAAAGCATCCATTAATATGCTTACCAAAGTTTTGGCAAAAGAATGGGGAGCAGATGGAATTCGCGTAAATGCCGTCGCGCCAGGGCTTATCAAGACAAAGTTTAGCCAGGCGCTTTGGCAAGATGAAAAAACATTGGCGCATTTTACAAAACGATTGCCCATTGCCCGCATGGGGACAGTAGAAGAAGTGGCTTCGTTGGTTTTGTATTTAGCTTCGGATGCGTCGGGCTACTGCACGGGAGGCATTTATACCGTCGATGGAGGAACCACTATTTAG
- a CDS encoding phosphoribosyltransferase family protein, with protein MQNPILSLDQTHQKIKRIAFEIYERNLEETNVVLAGIVGEGYTMAGLLTNYLREISPLNITLMKIDLNKEQPHTSPVHFDIDKEALNGKVIIVVDDVLNTGRTLAYSLSPFLGVSVKRVQVAVMVNRAHHSFPISADYVGYALSTTLNEHIRVKLSEPEAGVYLS; from the coding sequence GTGCAGAATCCAATACTTTCACTCGACCAAACCCACCAAAAAATAAAGCGAATTGCTTTTGAAATTTACGAACGTAACCTCGAAGAAACCAACGTTGTCCTTGCTGGAATCGTGGGGGAAGGCTATACCATGGCTGGTCTTTTAACCAACTACCTGCGGGAGATTTCGCCTTTGAACATTACGTTGATGAAAATTGACCTAAACAAAGAGCAGCCCCATACCAGCCCTGTCCATTTTGACATAGACAAAGAAGCACTGAACGGCAAAGTAATCATTGTGGTGGATGATGTGCTAAACACAGGTCGTACGCTAGCCTACAGTCTTTCTCCGTTTTTGGGAGTTTCTGTCAAACGGGTGCAAGTGGCGGTCATGGTCAATCGAGCCCATCACTCCTTTCCCATTTCGGCTGATTATGTTGGCTACGCCCTGAGTACTACGCTCAATGAGCACATTCGGGTGAAACTTTCTGAGCCTGAAGCAGGTGTATATTTAAGTTAA
- a CDS encoding SDR family NAD(P)-dependent oxidoreductase: MNFKDQVVIITGGCSGIGRSAALAFAREGAKLFLADLSEKAGDELVEELTGMGAAATFARIDVTDVEDVQRMISDCISYFGNIDVLVNSAGIVGPRARTEKYPTADFQKVLDVNVNGLFYCMQAVLPHFLSKKRGNIVNIASVAGLGGFAGHIGYSASKHAVVGMTRSAALEFAKHGIRVNAICPAFTLTPMLENAIVNDDTNYLEALQNAIPMKRFGKPEEIADAILYAASASSSFMTGHTLVLDGGLLTA; encoded by the coding sequence ATGAATTTCAAAGATCAAGTAGTGATTATTACGGGAGGATGTTCTGGCATTGGGCGGTCGGCGGCATTGGCTTTTGCTCGCGAAGGTGCTAAATTATTCCTTGCCGACCTGTCAGAAAAAGCAGGGGACGAACTCGTGGAAGAACTTACTGGAATGGGTGCTGCGGCGACTTTTGCTCGTATTGATGTCACCGACGTTGAAGATGTACAGCGCATGATTAGCGATTGTATTTCTTATTTTGGGAATATTGATGTATTGGTCAATAGTGCGGGCATCGTTGGACCACGAGCTCGTACCGAAAAATACCCGACTGCCGACTTTCAAAAAGTGTTGGATGTCAACGTAAACGGCCTTTTTTATTGTATGCAAGCCGTTTTACCCCATTTTTTGAGCAAAAAAAGAGGCAATATCGTCAATATTGCGTCGGTGGCTGGTTTGGGCGGATTTGCGGGGCACATTGGTTATTCGGCCAGCAAACATGCAGTAGTGGGCATGACGCGTTCGGCTGCCCTCGAATTTGCCAAACACGGAATCAGGGTAAACGCCATTTGCCCAGCGTTTACGTTGACACCCATGCTCGAAAACGCGATTGTTAACGACGATACCAATTACTTAGAAGCACTCCAGAATGCGATTCCGATGAAGCGATTTGGGAAACCCGAAGAAATCGCTGACGCAATTTTGTACGCAGCCTCGGCTTCATCATCGTTTATGACAGGACACACCCTCGTCCTTGACGGCGGACTTTTAACTGCCTAA